Proteins found in one Chrysemys picta bellii isolate R12L10 unplaced genomic scaffold, ASM1138683v2 scaf1, whole genome shotgun sequence genomic segment:
- the LOC135977469 gene encoding olfactomedin-4-like, with the protein MLLKCCGHGGLVNISQPYVVQLNWRGFSFKDGSWGRDSSLRTQQKDLYWVAPLNTDGRLLEYYKLHNSYDDLLLLKNAQELKVQYREGSGTAVYNNFMYYNVYNSRDMGKLNLNTNTLAVGKTLPNAAYGNRFSYAGVGWQDMDFVVDENGLWVIYSTEDNTGNIMISRLNETTLDVLHTWNTRQYKPSISNAFIICGVLYATRPVNTRKEEIFYTYDTNTEQEGKISIIMDKMLETIQSINYNPSD; encoded by the exons atgcttctgaaatg CTGTGGTCATGGTGGGCTTGTGAATATCAGCCAGCCCTATGTTGTACAGCTGAACTGGAGAGGATTTTCCTTCAAAGATGGTTCCTGGGGTAGGGATTCCTCTCTTCGGACTCAGCAGAAGGACCTATACTGGGTTGCACCTTTGAACACAGATGGGAGACTCTTAGAATATTACAAACTTCATAATTCCTATGATGATTTGCTGCTATTAAAAAATGCTCAAGAGTTAAAAGTTCAATATAGGGAAGGCAGTGGCACCGCAGTTTACAATAACTTCATGTATTACAATGTATATAATTCAAGAGATATGGGCAAGCTCAATTTAAACACAAACACATTGGCTGTGGGGAAAACTCTTCCGAATGCTGCTTATGGTAACCGTTTCTCTTATGCTGGTGTTGGGTGGCAAGATATGGACTTTGTTGTGGATGAAAATGGATTGTGGGTAATTTATTCAACCGAGGACAACACAGGTAACATTATGATTAGCAGACTCAATGAGACCACACTTGATGTGCTCCATACTTGGAATACAAGGCAGTACAAGCCATCCATTTCCAACGCTTTCATCATCTGTGGTGTTCTATATGCCACAAGACCTGTCAACACTAggaaagaggaaatattttaCACATACGACACAAACACTGAACAGGAAGGTAAAATTAGCATAATTATGGATAAAATGTTAGAAACAATTCAAAGTATCAACTATAACCCCTCAGACTGA